From the genome of Haloterrigena sp. KLK7, one region includes:
- a CDS encoding HAD-IA family hydrolase — protein MDPAYDAVVFDNDGVLTTPTDREVLVDAMHDAFAAVGVVDPPSEHVRTVMGPSVDSLREVADAHDVDPDELWTAREHAAVAAQLEEIEGGRKRCYDDIDAIRDLEVATAIVSNNQHETIGNIVSHFELDWFDVWYGREPTVKGIDRKKPTPYYLELALEELGAETALFVGDSWVDVEAADAAGIDAAFLRRDHVEGVGLPREPTVEIESLEEIPRLL, from the coding sequence ATGGACCCAGCCTACGATGCAGTCGTCTTCGACAACGACGGCGTCCTGACGACGCCGACGGATCGCGAGGTGCTCGTCGACGCGATGCACGACGCCTTCGCCGCGGTCGGCGTCGTCGACCCGCCGTCCGAGCACGTCCGGACCGTGATGGGACCGAGCGTCGACTCGCTGCGCGAGGTCGCCGACGCCCACGACGTCGACCCCGACGAGCTCTGGACGGCCCGCGAACACGCCGCCGTCGCGGCCCAGCTCGAGGAGATCGAGGGCGGCCGGAAACGGTGCTACGACGATATCGACGCGATCCGGGACCTCGAGGTCGCGACGGCGATCGTCAGTAACAACCAGCACGAGACGATCGGCAACATCGTCTCCCACTTCGAACTCGACTGGTTCGACGTCTGGTACGGCCGCGAGCCGACGGTGAAGGGGATCGATCGCAAGAAGCCGACGCCGTACTACCTCGAACTCGCGCTCGAGGAACTCGGGGCCGAGACGGCGCTGTTCGTCGGCGATAGCTGGGTCGACGTGGAGGCGGCCGACGCCGCCGGCATCGACGCGGCGTTCCTCCGGCGCGACCACGTCGAGGGCGTGGGGCTTCCGCGAGAGCCGACGGTCGAAATCGAGAGCCTCGAGGAGATTCCCCGGCTGCTGTAG
- a CDS encoding DUF6735 family protein: protein MGHRALVAYRRPDRRYDLRYSHWGGEDVSLGDRISAETPLGDGDVDGDLLAEAIDRDRLLIEYLDPCRYEALYVVEPGGDYHVSAYRVCWLEWPGGRDGDRGAIVAVENDAADRRVRTWFRATKTTLADVVEMGVLSWRAARTYLEARVCEDEDGAVYTYGASDTDSVDYAPSSTEWLDGDGRRDSAPRDERWGPDGGQERNEGWNPDEDGEGRGR from the coding sequence ATGGGGCATAGAGCGCTCGTCGCCTACCGGCGACCGGACCGACGGTACGACCTCCGATACAGCCACTGGGGCGGCGAGGACGTCTCCCTCGGCGACCGGATCAGCGCCGAGACCCCGCTGGGCGACGGCGACGTCGACGGCGACCTGCTCGCGGAAGCGATCGACCGCGACCGGCTTCTGATCGAGTACCTCGATCCCTGCCGCTACGAGGCGCTCTACGTCGTCGAACCCGGCGGGGACTACCACGTCTCGGCCTATCGCGTCTGCTGGCTCGAGTGGCCCGGCGGGCGCGACGGGGATCGCGGCGCGATCGTCGCCGTCGAGAACGACGCCGCGGACCGCCGCGTGCGAACGTGGTTTCGCGCGACGAAGACGACGCTCGCCGACGTCGTCGAGATGGGCGTCCTCTCGTGGCGGGCGGCCCGCACCTACCTCGAGGCCAGGGTCTGTGAGGACGAGGACGGCGCGGTCTACACGTACGGCGCGTCGGACACCGACAGCGTCGACTACGCGCCGTCGTCCACCGAGTGGCTCGACGGAGACGGGCGTCGAGATTCCGCGCCTCGAGACGAGCGGTGGGGACCCGACGGTGGGCAAGAGCGAAACGAAGGGTGGAATCCGGACGAGGACGGCGAGGGGCGGGGCCGCTAG
- a CDS encoding MutS-related protein, translating into MRLEEYWGVGPKTRETLVEELGNERAIEAIESGDVRALADAGLARGRATRILRRATGDDGMDVLATSDARSAYKELLDLAVEHAVTQRAADRIRVLTPLTDREAMEDRLDDVLAARDAWAALEADDREAVLAAYERYDERAGSERAAVEAALALLEAGVDSGPFAAIADLERDRLEEAAEALAALDDDRGRVREGADEELDRLREALGAVEDMDANALELIEELRSDGVRDVGRFREAFEDHLLTETAVTVDRVRDAMPTDATDATDFVGATLRTLRSDLTEAIDERERTVASELEATLEETGDAVERAVSAVDDIALHLSLARFALEYDCTRPTFIDTPDAAVSVVNARNLTLAAVDDESVQPVTYALGDHGVTDVPAGVNAVPGEERVSVLTGANSGGKTTLLETLCQVVLLAMMGLPVPAERAEVTPVDSLVFHRRHASFNAGVLESTLRSIVPPLSAGGRTLMLVDEFEAITEPGSAADLLHGLVTLSVDRAALGVFVTHLADDLEPLPPAARVDGIFAEGLNPDLELLVDYQPRFDTVGRSTPEFIVSRLVANADERGERAGFETLAEAVGNDVVQRTLADARWTETGSD; encoded by the coding sequence ATGCGACTCGAGGAGTACTGGGGCGTCGGGCCGAAGACGAGGGAAACGCTGGTCGAGGAACTGGGCAACGAGCGCGCGATCGAGGCGATCGAGAGCGGCGACGTGCGCGCGCTCGCGGACGCCGGCCTCGCTCGCGGCCGGGCGACGCGGATCCTTCGCCGGGCGACGGGCGACGATGGGATGGACGTGCTGGCGACGAGCGACGCCCGATCGGCGTACAAGGAGCTGCTCGATCTGGCGGTCGAACACGCCGTCACGCAGCGCGCGGCCGACCGGATTCGGGTGTTGACACCGCTGACCGACCGCGAGGCCATGGAGGACCGACTGGACGACGTCCTCGCGGCCCGGGACGCCTGGGCCGCACTCGAGGCCGACGACCGCGAGGCCGTTCTCGCGGCCTACGAGCGCTACGACGAGCGCGCGGGGAGCGAGCGCGCCGCCGTCGAGGCCGCGCTCGCCCTGCTCGAGGCCGGCGTCGACTCGGGACCGTTCGCCGCTATCGCCGACCTCGAGCGGGACCGACTCGAGGAGGCCGCCGAGGCGCTCGCGGCGCTCGACGACGACCGCGGGAGAGTGCGCGAGGGCGCCGACGAGGAGCTCGATCGCCTGCGGGAGGCGCTCGGCGCGGTCGAGGACATGGACGCCAACGCCCTCGAGTTGATCGAGGAGCTGCGGTCGGACGGCGTCCGCGACGTCGGCCGGTTCCGCGAGGCCTTCGAGGACCACCTGCTGACCGAGACGGCGGTGACCGTCGACCGGGTGCGCGACGCGATGCCGACGGACGCGACCGACGCGACGGACTTCGTCGGCGCCACGCTGCGAACCCTCCGGAGCGACCTCACCGAAGCGATCGACGAACGCGAGCGAACGGTCGCGAGCGAACTCGAGGCGACCCTCGAGGAGACGGGCGACGCCGTCGAGCGGGCCGTCTCCGCCGTCGACGACATCGCTCTCCACCTCTCGCTGGCGCGGTTCGCCCTGGAGTACGACTGTACGCGGCCGACCTTTATCGACACTCCGGACGCGGCCGTCTCCGTCGTGAACGCCCGAAACCTCACGCTCGCCGCCGTCGACGACGAGTCGGTCCAGCCGGTCACCTACGCGCTCGGCGACCACGGCGTGACCGACGTTCCGGCGGGCGTGAACGCGGTCCCCGGCGAGGAGCGGGTCTCGGTGCTCACCGGCGCCAACAGCGGCGGGAAGACGACGCTGCTCGAGACGCTGTGTCAGGTCGTCCTGCTGGCGATGATGGGGCTGCCCGTTCCCGCCGAGCGGGCCGAGGTGACCCCCGTCGACTCGCTGGTCTTCCACCGCCGCCACGCGAGTTTCAACGCGGGCGTCCTCGAGTCGACGCTGCGGTCGATCGTGCCGCCGCTGTCCGCCGGCGGCCGCACCCTGATGCTGGTCGACGAGTTCGAGGCGATCACCGAGCCGGGCAGCGCGGCGGACCTGCTGCACGGCCTGGTGACGCTGTCCGTCGACCGAGCGGCGTTAGGCGTGTTCGTCACCCACCTCGCGGACGACCTGGAGCCGCTGCCGCCGGCGGCACGGGTCGACGGCATCTTCGCGGAGGGGCTGAACCCCGACCTCGAGTTACTGGTCGACTACCAGCCCCGCTTCGACACGGTCGGACGGTCGACGCCGGAGTTCATCGTCTCGAGACTCGTCGCGAACGCCGACGAGCGCGGCGAACGCGCGGGCTTCGAGACGCTCGCGGAGGCGGTCGGCAACGACGTCGTCCAGCGAACGCTGGCCGACGCCCGCTGGACGGAGACGGGGAGCGACTAG
- a CDS encoding SLC13 family permease, whose protein sequence is MNGSDAIDVARSPAVAFPLAAVVAVAAWLLASGSTATMLSITLFCIVLWVLTPVPPSYTGLIALGLIAVTVSTELALAGFQKPATWLIGFGLLMGEATRRSGLANGVGRWIATRSIGDAADGDSLRAYRRLLLALSIGAHALAFLVPSALVRILALAPVLRELGSLFDSRRARVGLYLGPLFATFYGSAGILTADLPNIIISGFAESIAGHTVSWSEWSLHMYPVMGFLRVVLVIGIVYALFRPAADSSFELPGDERAADAEAQRRMLAFLLVGALIWATDFVHGFHPVVGAVAVVVLAFLPEFGVADFETVGSDVDFSILFFIAAVFAIGDGLTRTGFTDSAATRLLEFVPTDGPLVVVLAAVFFITFALTFLMEGLAVASVLTPILIPYIDAAGLPFTPVLLAETMALSSYFFPYQSAVLIVILNEGDVRTRELIVATIACSVATILLLLPVQFGLFSLFY, encoded by the coding sequence ATGAACGGATCGGACGCGATCGACGTGGCGCGATCGCCGGCGGTCGCGTTCCCGCTCGCCGCCGTCGTCGCCGTCGCGGCGTGGCTGCTCGCCTCGGGGTCGACGGCGACGATGCTCTCGATCACGCTCTTCTGTATCGTCCTCTGGGTCCTGACGCCGGTGCCGCCGTCGTACACGGGGCTGATCGCGCTCGGGCTGATCGCGGTCACCGTCTCGACGGAGCTCGCGCTCGCGGGGTTCCAGAAGCCGGCGACGTGGCTCATCGGTTTCGGGTTACTGATGGGCGAGGCGACGCGCCGGAGCGGCCTCGCGAACGGCGTCGGACGGTGGATCGCGACCAGAAGCATCGGCGACGCGGCCGACGGCGACTCGCTCCGAGCGTACCGTCGCCTGTTGCTCGCGCTCTCGATCGGTGCCCACGCGCTTGCCTTCCTCGTGCCGTCGGCGCTCGTTCGCATCCTCGCGCTCGCGCCCGTCCTCCGGGAACTCGGCTCACTGTTCGACTCCCGGCGGGCGCGGGTCGGCCTCTATCTCGGTCCGCTGTTCGCCACGTTCTACGGCTCCGCGGGGATCCTGACCGCGGACCTGCCGAACATCATCATTTCCGGGTTCGCGGAGTCGATCGCCGGCCACACCGTCTCGTGGTCCGAGTGGTCGCTCCACATGTACCCCGTCATGGGGTTTCTCCGCGTGGTACTGGTCATCGGTATCGTCTACGCCCTCTTCCGGCCCGCGGCCGACTCGAGTTTCGAACTGCCCGGAGACGAGCGGGCGGCCGACGCCGAGGCCCAGCGACGGATGCTCGCGTTCCTGCTCGTCGGTGCGCTGATCTGGGCGACGGACTTCGTCCACGGCTTCCATCCGGTGGTCGGCGCGGTCGCCGTCGTCGTCCTCGCGTTCCTGCCGGAGTTCGGCGTCGCCGACTTCGAGACGGTCGGGAGCGACGTCGACTTCTCGATCCTCTTTTTCATCGCCGCGGTGTTCGCGATCGGCGACGGGCTGACCCGAACCGGGTTCACCGACAGCGCGGCGACTCGGCTGCTCGAGTTCGTCCCGACCGATGGGCCGCTCGTAGTCGTCCTCGCCGCCGTCTTCTTCATCACGTTCGCGCTGACCTTCCTGATGGAGGGGCTGGCCGTCGCGAGCGTGTTGACGCCGATTCTGATCCCGTATATCGACGCGGCGGGACTCCCGTTCACGCCCGTCTTGCTCGCGGAAACGATGGCGCTGAGTTCGTACTTCTTCCCCTACCAGTCGGCGGTCCTCATCGTTATCCTGAACGAGGGCGACGTCCGGACGCGGGAGTTGATCGTCGCGACGATCGCCTGTTCGGTCGCGACGATCCTGCTCTTGCTCCCCGTCCAGTTCGGGCTCTTTAGCCTCTTCTACTAG